CCGGAATGAAGCATGGGATTTGATGGTGTACAACCTGGCTGCAGCGCATTTTTTAGGCTTGCATCGCTGGCGCGAGGCAGATTGGGAGCGTAAGAAACTCCGGGTTGATCCGGATCAGCAAGACATTTTCGCACCTCCGGTTCCCAAAATTGCCACGGTCGAAGACCAGGAAGAACAGCAGCCGGTTAAACCCCAAGCAAGGCCGAGAGAAAACCCCAAAGTTTCGGCACCACGACCAACACCTACACAGCAAAGTCCCGGCCAAGAGTCGGGATTTGTCGTTTACCACTCTACGGATTATGAATAATGGCTGATCTCGCAAAACTACAAGCTTACTTGTCCGGCGCAGAGGATGCGCTCAACAAACTGATGACCGGGACGCAAGTTGTCGAGTTTGACCGCTCAGGTACGAAGATTCGATACACACCGGCGCAAGTACCAGCGTTGCAAACGTATATCGCCCAGCTCAAGAGCCAGATTGCTGCGTTAGGTGGCGGTGGCAATTCACGTCGCGTTATCTATCAATACTTCTGATCATGAAAAGACGACAAAAGAAACCGTACGTTCGTGCGGCGGATACTGCATTGCCCAGAGCGACAGCAGCTTTCCCCGCGCATGATGGCGCATCGCGCAGCAGTCAGCAGCTAGGATCATGGCAACCGTTCGCAGGATCTGCCGACACCGATACATTGCTGGATCTACCGTATCAAGGCCGGTTCCTTCGTTCTGGATGATGGCAGCGTCAAATATCCAGGCGAAGAAATCGAACTGCCGGACGATGTTGCCCGCACCCATGCGGCCCTGTTAGAGGCCCCTGAGGATGAGCAAGTAGCATCAGAGTCCAACTATGACACCCATCAGTAACCAGAGGAAAACATCTCTGCAGCGCACCTCCGCCTGGCTTCTGCTTTCATTGAAAACATGGACTGGCACAAGCTTATGCTGCGCTATGACAGACCACACACATTCTTTTACCTGGACCCGCCATATTGGGAAACGGAAGGCTACGGTGTGGATTTTGGGATCGAGCAATATGAGCTGATGGCCGACACGCTCAAGAAGTTAAAAGGCAAGGCCATCATCAGCTTGAACGACCACCCGGATATCCGGCGAATCTTTGCAGGCTTCGAGATCGATACAGTGCCGATAAAGTACAGCGTCGGGGGTGGTGGCAAGACCGTGGACAGAATGGAGGTGATAATCTATTCATGGGACCGGGCAAGTGACCCGGTTGGGTTGTTCTAGCAGAATGAAAAATGGGCCAGAATTTCTGGCCCATTTTTTAACAATACACTATCAATTAATTTGCTACATGCGTCATTATTCCGACTATTTCATTTATATCAATATAGCTGTAGTACGTTGTATTTTTCAAAACGATCACTTCGTCTGAAACTATACCGTCTATCATTCCTATGACTTCCTTGCCGCTGCGAAGAATAATAGTAACGTTTCTAGTATCTTCGTCTACTGCGCTATTTAATTTTTTTAAAAGTTTATGTATTTGGGCGTTCATTTTTAGGCCGTATAAGTTTATCAGTGTTGATTTGATTTCAATCTTCCCAGATTGTGGTCGCACCGCGATTTACCCAGATGCGCTTTGAATCGTTTTCTGCACTGAGCTCCTGGACCCATTCGCCGGCAACAGCATTTTTACCAAACTTGCTGGAAGTGTAGTAGCTGATCCCCTTGTATACAATTGAAACCGCTTGGCCGTTATGAAAATCTACTTCTGCGGTTTGATGGCCGATACTTCTGCCATTTAAATCGAATGCTGGGGCGGTAATATGTTGCATCGTTTGGTTCCTTTCGTTTGAGACCGATTCGTCGGTTGGCGCTAAACAGTGTTGTGCTGTCTATGTGTTAATAATAGTCTCAATTTGAGACTATTGCAAGCGGGTAAAGAAAATTTATTTTTCCTCTGTCCACGGCGCAAGACCGTTTGCAATCGCGGCGCATGCCAGGCCAATGTGAAAAGGGATGCTGCTGCCAGCGATATACCTGGCGTAAGTGGCTCGACTGACTCCCAGGGCCTTTGCGGCGCTATCATAGGTTAGCTTCATTGTGGCCTGCCAGGCGATTAAGTCTTTAGTCTTCATCGTCCCCCCCTAATAGTCCCATAGCGTCATCTCTCAGCAGACGGTTAATGATCGCGTCATCGCATGCCTTTCTAAGCGTTTCCGGTTCTGGTTTGGGATCGAGCCAAACAAAATCGGACATGGCCACGCCATGAGTCTGGCACACATATATTTCTTTTAATCCATCTGGCATT
This is a stretch of genomic DNA from Undibacterium sp. KW1. It encodes these proteins:
- the gpW gene encoding gpW family head-tail joining protein gives rise to the protein MADLAKLQAYLSGAEDALNKLMTGTQVVEFDRSGTKIRYTPAQVPALQTYIAQLKSQIAALGGGGNSRRVIYQYF
- a CDS encoding helix-turn-helix transcriptional regulator, which translates into the protein MKTKDLIAWQATMKLTYDSAAKALGVSRATYARYIAGSSIPFHIGLACAAIANGLAPWTEEK